Proteins from a single region of Phycisphaerae bacterium:
- a CDS encoding helix-turn-helix transcriptional regulator — protein MLGDELRKERLKAKLTQEELAARAKVSRNYVSLLELNEKSPTVQMLFRLCRVLSVRPSALIARVEPRDGL, from the coding sequence GTGCTAGGCGATGAATTACGCAAGGAACGGCTGAAGGCGAAACTGACGCAGGAAGAGCTTGCCGCCAGGGCCAAGGTCTCGCGCAACTACGTGAGCCTGCTGGAGTTGAACGAGAAGTCGCCAACGGTCCAGATGCTCTTCCGGCTCTGCCGCGTCCTCAGCGTCCGGCCGTCCGCCCTGATCGCCCGCGTCGAGCCGCGCGACGGGTTGTAG
- a CDS encoding DUF3644 domain-containing protein: MKREASLLLGKACDSLLLSIEFFNRPHDRGRTEAVLILLDHAFEMLLKASILRQGGRIRDKRARETIGFDACVRRGLSDGDIKFLSDEQALVLQTINGLRDAAQHHLLDVSEGQLYMHAQAGVTLFRDLLKAVFEQELRDCLPERVLPVSTSPPTDLTALFDSEIAEIKKLLGPHSRRGIEAQARLRPLAILDATIKGEKSQPSPSDLRKLGRDLSRAANWQQVFHGAAAVQLSATGNGPTLSLRLSKKQGIPVQLVPEGTPGASVVAVKRVDELGFYNLGLDQLAASVGLSAPKTTAVIRELDLQSDAECFKQITIGKSTFKRYSQKAIKRVLDALPQISIDDVWKKHRPRKRA; this comes from the coding sequence ATGAAACGGGAGGCTTCATTATTGCTCGGAAAGGCTTGTGACTCTCTCTTGCTGAGCATTGAATTCTTCAACAGGCCGCACGATCGTGGCCGAACTGAAGCGGTATTGATCCTGTTGGACCACGCATTTGAAATGCTATTGAAGGCAAGCATCCTGCGGCAAGGTGGTCGCATTCGGGATAAGCGTGCACGAGAGACGATAGGTTTCGATGCTTGCGTGCGCCGAGGTCTCAGCGATGGCGATATCAAGTTTCTTTCCGATGAGCAAGCCCTTGTGCTGCAAACCATCAATGGGCTCCGTGATGCAGCCCAACATCATTTGTTGGACGTTTCCGAAGGCCAGCTCTACATGCACGCACAGGCCGGCGTGACCCTATTTCGCGATCTACTGAAGGCAGTCTTTGAGCAAGAATTACGCGATTGTCTTCCTGAACGAGTGCTCCCCGTATCTACATCCCCACCGACTGATTTAACGGCGCTATTTGATTCTGAAATCGCGGAAATCAAGAAGCTCCTTGGCCCACACAGTCGTCGAGGCATTGAGGCACAGGCTCGTCTTCGACCATTGGCCATTCTTGACGCGACAATTAAAGGCGAGAAGAGCCAGCCATCGCCGTCAGACCTGCGGAAGCTGGGAAGAGATTTGTCACGCGCTGCCAATTGGCAGCAGGTCTTTCATGGAGCGGCAGCCGTGCAGCTCTCGGCGACTGGCAATGGCCCAACCCTTTCATTGCGCTTGTCGAAAAAGCAAGGAATACCTGTTCAGCTGGTTCCAGAGGGAACGCCAGGCGCGTCCGTCGTCGCTGTCAAGCGCGTGGATGAACTCGGGTTTTATAATCTCGGGCTGGACCAACTTGCAGCGAGTGTCGGGCTATCAGCGCCCAAGACTACCGCGGTGATCCGAGAGCTTGACCTCCAAAGTGACGCTGAGTGCTTTAAGCAAATCACCATTGGCAAGTCAACGTTTAAGCGCTATTCGCAAAAGGCTATCAAGCGGGTTCTCGATGCTCTTCCACAGATTTCCATTGATGACGTATGGAAGAAGCACCGACCGCGCAAGCGCGCATGA
- a CDS encoding toll/interleukin-1 receptor domain-containing protein yields MAQEQPKFDLPGRVDAYLATLNRLYERANEPLLREIVVNGVLSIHEGWDYDNWDGGTYGHAVTLTVPEDIFLRLIDTKDEAQSRIASDLNKLDNTRNEHVSQVFIEMSTAEQDRWREESGVYRPPMASHSVPADALKRIWGPYHVRVFLSHKATVKVETSQLKQSLAQCGIGAFVAHEDIEPTQEWQKEIERALFSMDAHVALLSADFHDSNWTDQEVGVAIGRGVPLIAVRLGLDPYGLMGKGQGLGGCSWKETDAIALKVFDLLGKRLSDQSRLFECAIAAYSQSRSWAESAWSIKHLLATFRELSATQVDRLLAAYRANPQNKYSFDGMDLLRPLLKQWTGKDWIVSDNELVLPQPAETEIPF; encoded by the coding sequence ATGGCACAAGAGCAACCCAAATTCGACCTTCCAGGCCGCGTGGATGCATATCTTGCAACTCTGAATAGGCTATACGAGCGCGCCAATGAGCCGCTATTGCGCGAGATCGTCGTAAACGGTGTCCTGTCAATTCATGAAGGCTGGGACTATGACAACTGGGATGGCGGCACTTACGGCCATGCCGTCACTCTTACCGTTCCCGAGGATATTTTCCTGCGCCTCATTGATACGAAGGACGAGGCTCAGTCGCGGATCGCGTCAGACCTGAACAAGCTCGACAACACCCGGAATGAGCATGTGAGCCAGGTGTTCATCGAGATGAGCACCGCTGAGCAGGATCGATGGCGGGAGGAGTCGGGAGTCTATCGGCCGCCGATGGCTTCACACTCTGTGCCAGCAGACGCGCTCAAGCGCATTTGGGGGCCGTATCACGTGCGCGTATTTCTGAGCCACAAGGCGACCGTCAAGGTTGAGACCTCTCAATTGAAACAATCCCTTGCCCAATGCGGGATCGGCGCCTTTGTAGCGCATGAGGACATCGAGCCGACGCAGGAATGGCAAAAGGAGATTGAGCGAGCGCTATTCAGCATGGATGCCCATGTAGCCCTGTTGTCCGCCGATTTCCACGACAGCAACTGGACCGATCAGGAGGTGGGAGTCGCAATCGGCCGCGGCGTTCCCCTCATCGCCGTGAGACTTGGCCTGGACCCGTACGGACTCATGGGAAAGGGACAAGGACTTGGCGGCTGTTCCTGGAAGGAGACCGACGCGATTGCGCTCAAGGTGTTTGACTTGCTCGGCAAGCGCCTCTCGGACCAATCGCGTTTGTTCGAGTGCGCCATTGCTGCCTATTCTCAATCGCGTAGTTGGGCAGAATCGGCGTGGAGTATCAAGCATCTGCTTGCAACGTTTCGGGAGCTTTCCGCAACTCAGGTTGATCGGCTGCTCGCCGCATATCGCGCGAACCCCCAAAACAAATACTCATTTGATGGAATGGACTTGCTACGTCCGCTCCTGAAGCAATGGACTGGGAAAGATTGGATCGTAAGCGACAACGAGCTGGTATTGCCGCAGCCTGCCGAGACGGAGATTCCATTCTGA
- a CDS encoding SNF2-related protein: MTNFHAKYIAHELTRRCASDSVEKLTAVLSDAQVDLNPHQIEAALFAFRNPLSRGAILADEVGLGKTIEAGLLIAQKWAELRRRLLVIAPANLRKQWSQELADKFFLPSMILEARTFNECIRAGNLNPFQQDAVVICSYQFARKMEPYVRQTQWDLVVIDEAHRLRNVYKPTNKIANAIKQSLLPFRKVLLTATPLQNSLLELYGLVSIIDEYSFGDIKTYRTRFTRLGNDEDFANLKERLKPICKRTLRKQVLEYVKYTNRHALVQEFVPTPEEQRLYDLVTQYLQQPALYALPASQRTLMTLILRKLLASSTYAISDTLSGLAFKLETAARDAEAVEAPPEQLVDDWEEIDELADEWEPDEDEEPQPDKPKYTSAQLDEMRKETAKLREFHALAKSIAKNSKGEVLLTALRRGFAAAAKAQEGDAAIQQKALIFTESRRTQEYLFRILEETEFAGKVMVFNGTNSDPGSKEIYRRWLDRHTGTDRVSGSPASDLRAALVDHFRDEASIMIATEAAAEGINLQFCNLVVNYDLPWNPQRIEQRIGRCHRYGQKFDVVVVNFLNKNNAADQRVYELLDTKFRLFSGVFGASDEVLGAVESGVDFEKRIAGIYQKCRTPMQIQFEFDQLQQELDTEIAAGQQDAREKLLDNFDQEVVEKVRIQSSGLLNRFNERLWILTQHLLDGFARFDGNEYSFFLTKNPFPGETIHPGPYRLGKHVEDANTYRIGHPLAQRILAQAKALAVAPAEVTFDLTNGGKNIAVLTPLVGTTGWLTCSRLSVSSLDSEEHLILAGFTEAGESLDDGQCRRLFDLPGRAGSAVAVPSKTQAALADAVARRQNELLSSLAAKSGEWFDAEMDKLDRWAEDRRTALKAELDELDEGIKEAKKSARLAPNLPEKLELQRKLRGLETKRDEAWRAYDAASREVDRQKDGLLDEIGRRLEQKTECAELFSLRWRIL; the protein is encoded by the coding sequence ATGACCAACTTCCACGCCAAGTACATCGCCCACGAGTTGACCCGCCGCTGCGCTTCCGACAGCGTGGAGAAGCTCACGGCCGTGCTTTCCGACGCCCAGGTGGACCTGAATCCCCACCAGATCGAGGCGGCGCTATTCGCCTTTCGCAATCCGCTCTCGCGCGGAGCGATACTCGCCGACGAAGTTGGACTCGGCAAAACCATTGAAGCCGGCCTGCTAATCGCACAGAAGTGGGCCGAGCTGCGCCGCCGCTTGCTCGTCATCGCGCCGGCCAATCTCCGCAAGCAGTGGAGCCAGGAGCTTGCCGACAAGTTCTTCCTGCCTTCCATGATCCTCGAGGCCCGCACGTTCAACGAGTGCATCCGCGCCGGAAATCTCAATCCGTTTCAACAGGATGCCGTCGTAATCTGTTCTTATCAATTCGCCCGCAAGATGGAGCCGTATGTTCGGCAGACGCAATGGGACCTTGTCGTGATCGACGAGGCCCATCGGCTCCGCAACGTTTACAAGCCGACAAATAAGATCGCAAACGCCATCAAGCAATCCCTGTTACCGTTCCGCAAGGTGCTGTTGACCGCGACGCCGCTGCAAAACTCCCTGCTGGAGCTTTACGGCCTGGTCAGCATCATCGACGAGTATTCCTTCGGCGATATCAAGACGTACCGCACGCGCTTCACGCGGCTCGGCAATGATGAGGATTTCGCCAACCTGAAGGAACGCCTAAAGCCAATCTGCAAGCGCACGCTCCGCAAGCAGGTTCTCGAATACGTCAAGTACACGAACCGGCACGCGCTCGTGCAGGAATTCGTGCCCACGCCCGAGGAGCAACGGCTCTACGATCTTGTCACGCAATACCTCCAGCAGCCTGCGCTCTACGCGCTGCCGGCCAGCCAGCGAACGCTCATGACGCTGATCCTACGGAAGCTGCTGGCCTCTTCGACCTACGCCATTTCCGACACGCTGAGCGGCCTAGCGTTCAAGCTGGAAACGGCGGCGCGAGATGCCGAAGCCGTCGAAGCGCCGCCGGAGCAACTGGTTGACGATTGGGAGGAAATCGACGAACTGGCCGACGAATGGGAGCCGGACGAAGACGAAGAACCGCAGCCCGACAAGCCGAAATACACGTCGGCCCAATTGGACGAAATGCGCAAAGAAACCGCGAAACTCCGAGAGTTTCACGCGCTAGCCAAGTCGATTGCCAAGAATTCCAAGGGCGAAGTGCTGCTCACGGCGCTGCGCCGAGGTTTCGCTGCCGCCGCCAAAGCGCAAGAGGGCGACGCCGCGATCCAGCAAAAGGCCCTTATCTTCACCGAATCGCGGCGCACGCAGGAATACTTGTTCCGAATCCTGGAAGAAACGGAATTCGCCGGCAAGGTGATGGTCTTCAACGGCACGAACAGCGACCCCGGCTCCAAGGAGATTTACCGTCGTTGGCTTGATCGCCACACAGGGACCGACCGCGTATCCGGTTCCCCTGCGTCCGACTTGCGGGCCGCACTCGTGGACCACTTCCGCGACGAAGCATCGATCATGATCGCCACCGAGGCCGCGGCCGAGGGCATAAACCTCCAGTTCTGCAATCTCGTCGTCAATTATGACCTGCCCTGGAACCCGCAGCGCATCGAGCAACGCATCGGCCGCTGCCACCGATATGGCCAGAAATTCGACGTGGTGGTCGTCAACTTCCTGAATAAGAACAACGCCGCCGATCAACGCGTGTACGAGTTGCTCGACACGAAATTCCGCCTGTTCAGCGGCGTGTTCGGCGCCAGCGACGAAGTGCTCGGCGCCGTCGAATCCGGCGTGGACTTCGAGAAACGCATCGCTGGCATCTATCAGAAATGCCGCACGCCGATGCAGATTCAATTCGAGTTTGACCAGCTACAACAGGAGCTTGATACCGAAATCGCCGCCGGCCAGCAGGATGCCCGCGAGAAACTGCTCGACAACTTCGACCAGGAAGTCGTCGAAAAGGTCCGCATCCAAAGCAGCGGCTTGCTGAACCGCTTCAACGAACGACTTTGGATTCTGACGCAGCACTTGCTGGACGGCTTCGCCCGCTTCGACGGAAACGAGTACAGCTTTTTTTTGACGAAGAACCCGTTCCCCGGTGAAACCATCCACCCCGGTCCCTATCGACTCGGCAAGCATGTCGAAGATGCCAACACCTACCGCATAGGCCATCCGCTCGCACAGCGCATCCTTGCCCAGGCGAAGGCCCTTGCCGTCGCGCCGGCCGAGGTGACGTTCGACCTGACGAATGGCGGAAAAAACATCGCCGTCCTCACCCCGTTAGTCGGTACGACAGGTTGGCTCACCTGCTCGCGTCTCAGCGTCAGTTCGCTCGACAGCGAGGAGCACCTGATACTCGCCGGATTCACCGAGGCGGGCGAGTCGCTCGATGACGGCCAATGCCGGCGGCTGTTCGACCTGCCGGGCCGAGCGGGCAGCGCCGTGGCAGTCCCTTCCAAGACGCAGGCTGCCTTGGCCGATGCCGTCGCTCGCCGGCAAAACGAACTTCTCTCAAGCCTCGCCGCCAAAAGTGGCGAGTGGTTTGACGCAGAAATGGACAAGCTCGATCGCTGGGCCGAGGATCGCCGGACGGCGCTTAAGGCGGAACTGGACGAACTCGACGAAGGCATCAAGGAAGCCAAGAAGTCGGCGCGGCTTGCGCCCAACCTGCCGGAAAAGCTCGAACTTCAGCGCAAGCTCCGTGGCCTGGAGACCAAACGCGACGAAGCGTGGCGCGCGTACGACGCCGCCAGCCGGGAGGTGGACCGACAGAAGGACGGCTTGCTCGACGAAATCGGCCGGCGGCTGGAGCAGAAGACCGAATGCGCCGAGTTGTTCTCGCTCCGCTGGAGGATTCTATGA
- a CDS encoding thymidylate kinase — protein MMIKAGLGTLQGLIVGDRNSMESDSENCLRRGKLVVFEGIDASGKSTQVKMLLRALNSRTTPHDFFSFPRTDERGYGEAIAMFLRGEFGTVESVHPYLIAALFAGDRLEAKRHIDRSLAFGKLVVIDRYVYSNLAFQAAKLRDPTARDRFREWISYIEWECNKLPVPDLTVFFDVPFEFVRRNLDARRGEDRSYLNGMTDIHESATDLQAMVAAEYHTLSVREKAFCTITCMGANGAMRSPAEIHQDVLTLLIDSQILKTQAESCL, from the coding sequence ATGATGATCAAGGCCGGTCTTGGGACATTGCAGGGACTCATCGTCGGAGATCGTAATTCCATGGAAAGCGATAGTGAAAACTGCCTTCGGCGCGGCAAGCTAGTGGTATTCGAAGGCATTGACGCTTCGGGCAAGTCAACGCAGGTCAAGATGCTGTTGCGCGCACTGAACTCCCGAACCACTCCGCATGACTTCTTCAGCTTTCCTCGGACCGACGAACGCGGCTACGGCGAGGCGATAGCAATGTTCCTGCGCGGCGAATTCGGTACCGTCGAATCCGTGCATCCATATTTGATCGCCGCGCTTTTTGCCGGCGACCGGCTTGAAGCCAAACGACACATTGATCGCTCGTTGGCTTTTGGAAAGCTCGTCGTTATCGATAGGTACGTGTACTCGAATCTTGCGTTCCAAGCCGCGAAGCTCCGCGACCCGACTGCAAGGGATCGATTTCGGGAGTGGATTTCGTACATTGAGTGGGAGTGTAACAAGCTTCCAGTTCCCGACCTAACAGTCTTCTTCGACGTTCCATTCGAGTTTGTGCGTCGAAATCTCGATGCTCGGCGAGGCGAAGATCGTTCGTACTTAAACGGCATGACAGATATACACGAATCTGCCACTGATCTGCAAGCCATGGTGGCAGCGGAGTACCACACTCTTAGCGTTCGCGAAAAGGCATTTTGTACCATAACTTGCATGGGGGCAAACGGCGCAATGCGCAGCCCAGCAGAGATTCACCAAGATGTGCTTACGTTACTGATCGATTCACAGATTCTCAAAACACAGGCCGAATCATGCCTCTGA
- a CDS encoding HTH domain-containing protein: protein MFYQRSYEIERRLEAVLRLIRKGKFSTPKIAKEIGVSIPTISRDVTALRQRGHEIRSERGGDGWRYWLEESATSERKKARKQRGTGHTAAEAHRA, encoded by the coding sequence GTGTTCTATCAGCGATCCTATGAAATCGAACGACGACTTGAGGCTGTGCTTCGCCTGATCCGCAAAGGCAAGTTCTCGACGCCAAAGATTGCCAAGGAGATCGGCGTCTCGATACCCACGATTTCCCGTGACGTGACGGCACTCCGCCAGCGTGGGCACGAAATTCGCTCCGAGCGTGGTGGTGACGGCTGGCGGTATTGGCTTGAGGAATCAGCGACCAGCGAACGGAAGAAGGCGCGGAAGCAGCGCGGCACTGGCCACACGGCCGCGGAGGCGCACCGCGCATGA
- a CDS encoding site-specific DNA-methyltransferase, which yields MTEPEKLDLRSHDIAGEKIAELLRLFPEVRTEGGKLDFERLKLALGQSVDVGKERYGMNWPGKADCFKTIQTPSVAALRPCPEESVNFETSENLIIEGDNLEVLKLLQKSYLGKVKMIYIDPPYNTGNDFIYPDDFSESLRTYLEFTGQVDTEGRKFGTNSDTDGRFHSKWMNMMYPRLYLARNLLRDDGAIFISIADQEYDNLRKLCNEVFGEENFLATVIWQKMFSPKNTAAYFSEDHDYIVVYARSKDSWEPSLLPRSEEIKARYMNPDNDPRGPWLSGALQARNYYSKGEYEVVSPTGKKFSNPKGTYWRFSRERFDELNRDKRIWWGESGDNVPRLKRFLTEVKEGVVPQTLWDYKLVGHTQEAKEELLSLVKFEHSENVLNSVKPSRLLRQAIKIATSTSEPDIVLDFFAGSGPTGQAVIEQNREDGGNRQFILVQLPEPLPTPEPTLKTIADMCKERVQRVIKKVSDENAGRLAMDAGTKPDLGFRIFKLAESSFTEWDARVQHEAEALQEQLELHVEHIRDGRTGDDILYELLLKSGFPLTTPVEKKAIAGKSVYIVAGGALIICLEQALTLELIRAIADAKPERVVCLDAGFAGNDQLKANAVQTFKTKGVTSFKTV from the coding sequence ATGACCGAACCGGAAAAACTCGACCTCCGCTCGCACGACATCGCGGGCGAGAAGATTGCCGAACTGCTGCGGCTCTTCCCGGAAGTACGCACCGAGGGCGGCAAGCTCGACTTCGAGCGGCTCAAGCTCGCCCTTGGCCAAAGCGTGGACGTGGGCAAAGAGCGCTACGGCATGAACTGGCCGGGCAAAGCCGACTGCTTCAAGACCATTCAGACGCCGAGCGTCGCCGCGCTTCGCCCGTGCCCGGAGGAGAGCGTCAACTTCGAGACGAGCGAGAACCTTATCATCGAAGGCGACAATCTGGAGGTCCTCAAGCTCTTGCAGAAGTCGTATCTCGGCAAGGTCAAGATGATCTACATCGACCCGCCGTACAACACCGGCAACGACTTCATTTACCCAGATGACTTCTCGGAATCGCTCCGGACGTACCTCGAATTCACAGGTCAGGTCGATACGGAGGGCCGCAAGTTCGGGACAAATAGCGACACGGATGGACGTTTCCATTCAAAGTGGATGAACATGATGTATCCGCGGCTATATCTCGCCCGGAATCTGCTTCGCGATGACGGCGCAATCTTCATCAGTATCGCTGACCAGGAATACGACAATCTTCGCAAGCTATGTAATGAAGTGTTCGGTGAGGAAAATTTCCTGGCGACGGTCATTTGGCAGAAGATGTTCTCCCCCAAAAACACCGCAGCCTATTTCTCGGAAGACCATGACTACATTGTCGTCTACGCACGGTCAAAGGACTCATGGGAGCCAAGCCTGTTGCCACGATCTGAGGAGATCAAAGCACGGTACATGAACCCCGACAACGATCCGCGTGGGCCGTGGCTCTCGGGGGCGTTGCAGGCCCGCAACTATTACAGCAAAGGCGAGTACGAGGTTGTTAGCCCGACCGGAAAGAAGTTCTCGAATCCGAAAGGGACATATTGGCGGTTTTCGCGTGAGCGTTTTGATGAACTGAATCGTGACAAACGGATTTGGTGGGGCGAGTCCGGCGATAACGTCCCACGATTGAAGAGGTTTCTTACTGAAGTAAAGGAAGGGGTCGTCCCGCAAACGCTCTGGGACTACAAGCTAGTTGGACATACGCAGGAAGCGAAGGAAGAACTGCTCAGCCTGGTCAAGTTCGAACACAGCGAAAACGTCCTCAACTCAGTTAAGCCGTCCAGACTCCTGCGGCAGGCCATCAAGATCGCAACCAGCACATCAGAACCCGATATCGTTCTTGACTTCTTCGCCGGCAGCGGACCCACCGGCCAAGCGGTCATTGAGCAGAATCGAGAAGACGGTGGCAATCGCCAGTTCATCCTGGTGCAACTCCCCGAGCCGCTCCCGACACCAGAGCCTACGTTGAAAACTATCGCCGACATGTGCAAAGAGCGCGTTCAGCGTGTCATCAAGAAGGTGAGCGACGAGAACGCCGGTAGACTTGCTATGGACGCCGGCACAAAGCCAGATCTTGGATTCCGTATCTTCAAGCTGGCGGAATCGAGCTTCACCGAATGGGATGCCCGCGTTCAGCACGAGGCCGAAGCACTTCAAGAACAACTTGAACTTCACGTCGAGCACATTCGGGATGGGCGCACTGGGGACGACATTCTGTATGAACTATTGCTGAAGAGCGGCTTCCCGCTGACGACGCCGGTCGAGAAGAAGGCGATTGCCGGCAAGTCCGTCTACATCGTCGCCGGCGGCGCGCTGATTATCTGCCTGGAGCAGGCGCTCACGCTCGAACTGATCCGCGCCATCGCCGACGCCAAGCCCGAGCGCGTCGTCTGCTTGGACGCCGGCTTCGCCGGCAACGACCAGTTGAAGGCCAACGCCGTCCAGACGTTCAAGACCAAGGGCGTCACCAGCTTCAAGACCGTGTAG